Sequence from the Hylaeus volcanicus isolate JK05 chromosome 1, UHH_iyHylVolc1.0_haploid, whole genome shotgun sequence genome:
TAAAGGCAAGTATAAGAAAAGTTTGCAGTGGTAGGGACCAACCTCAGCCGCCACCAGATGATATGACAAAGTTGCCGTACGATGTAAGTATCTACAATTACATCttgttttcaatcaatttaagaaacaaacgtttcctttttcaaaagaattatttaaaaaacaaattttgcaaaattattaattacagtaTCAAGATCAACAGAATTGATAAccaatgttttattatagcCGAACATGTTAAGTTGGGATTCACATCATAGAGTAAATGctgaacaaatttattgttattgtgGGCTCAATGGAGAATGGTACACACAAATGTTGCAATGCGCTCGTTGCAAGCAATGGTTTCATGAAAAATGTGTTAGTTGCCTAATTCACCCTTTATACAGTGGAGATAGGTGAGTAGAAGTAACAGgaatatcaaatgaaaaattttaacacTTCGTATCCCTAATTTTCTTAccttcaaaatatattttatgtttcataaCATTTCAGGTTTtacgtttttgtttgttcaatGTGCAATTATGGCAAAGAATTCGTGCGGCGACTGGAATTAAAATGGGTAGATCTGGTGCACCTGATGTTGTACAATTTGACTGTTTACAATGCTAAAAAGTATTATGATTTGGACACTGTTATTGTACCTTATGCGAATGATAATTGGAATACTTTGCAGCTTCCACCACGGGTGAGGATCAATCGTTAATTTTACGAGTGTGAAATTTAagatgttataatatttgattaaagtTATGGATATTCAATTTCTCAcaaatatgcatatatatttgtCATTGTTAGATCAGGGATGTCAGTGCTCAAATACGAAGAGAATCTATACTAGCAATATTGACGAATAATAGGAACAGGTTTAAATGTGgcagagaaataaaaaagcgTACTACAATATGGGGACTTAGAGTTAGATTACCACCGCCGTGTCCTATCGTTAATCTTCCAGCAACCGGTGTAATAGATGATTCTGTGTTACGTAGATGCTGGGGTGCTAATAAAAGACTGCAATATCTTCCTCCACCTACAGGGTTagttattacaataataattgtaatatgtaCTATTAACACTGACAATTAATGCTTTGTTTACACCATGTACGTGAAACAAAACTGTGCTGTTCCAGGCCGATAAGTTTACCAGAGAGTACAAAACAGTTGATTGCGCTGAAACAAAGCACTGctgaaaatttggaaattccCGTAAATCCATCAGATGTGGTAATGCGTGGaacaatttatcaaaattcagAAGCAGAGCAAAGTTCGTGTCCAAGCCCAAGCCCACCAAGCCAGTCTACACAGTCTTTAAGAGAAAGGTATGCAAGGTATATAATACACAGTATAAATTCAAGTAATACATCGCGTGTAGTCagtattttacattattatttgaaactaATTATAGGTATAGCGGAGGTGGTTTTGTGAAAAAATCATTCCCATTCCCTAAATTGAGTTTACAAAGAAGAAGACGCTTGATGGCATTAGGTAGTTCCCGGGAAAGAATGTTACGTAAACacaagaaaagagaaaagggTGATGGTTCGCTGAGCAAGGCCCAAGGTGTTAGAGAAGCTAGATACAGAAAAgcaagaaaattattgaagaaTGCTATAGCCAAGGTATGTAGTAATGAAAACACTCTTATATACACGGTGATTCTAGAAATTGGAACAAGCTGTACCTTTTTtcctattaattataataatttgaagaaaaaacaattatttacacatGCGAAATACAACATTCTTGTTTTTATGCATTTCACAGAGTAAGGCACGAAGCTCAGAAGCATCTGATCTACCACCGACGCCTCCCACTTCAGTTTCTGGCCCTCCCACACCGCCAGCTACAACTTCGGGTATATCTGAATTATCTGTACCCAGTTCTGTGGAACTGATGCATCCTTTACCACCGTCAACACCCGCTGACACAAGCGGGGATGAAACGAGTTCGAGGGGAACGTTGGACTCCTTTATTCCACCGCCCAAAGACTTTGAAGGCAAGAATAATCCTTTTAGAAATCTCAGCGACTTATTGGGCTTACCCAGCAGTCTCAGTCAAACAAGTTCGAGTACTCCGTCATCATACAATCCATGTCCAATAACATTACCTCTGCCGCTCACTCCTGTTATATCTCAACCGCCGGTAGTGCGGCCAGCTAAGAGGCAGTTATCGGAGAAGGACATCATTATAGACAGAAACGGGCAAGTCAAACGTAGACGTCAACATCGAAGAGGTCGACCATCCCAACAACAATTGCAGCAACAATTGCAACAACAGTTTCAACACACTGCTAGTAAGACTGCGACCATTCTACCAGCGCGTAATAACGAGGTTAAAAGTGAATTTGCAAGGAATTTAAGGAGTTCGTTTAACGGTGCCTCGAGCAGTGCCAGTAGTCAAATTGGAAATTGTGTCGATTATGCCTTAAATGGTAGAAGATTGAGACAACGTCAGACAAACGACAAATTACCCCCTCCAGATCCACAACCGCAGAAGAAAAGTAGCGTACCTTCATCCCCAAAGTGTTCGCCAGTAAAACAAAGTGCACCCGACATATCCATGGATGATCTGAAGTCATCGGTAAACATATATTTCGGAGCAGCTAATAGAATCGCTGCTGGCGAAAAGTTCGTCATTAAAGCGAAGAAGTTAGGGCCAGACGGTCAGACTCAATACCTTATCGAGTGGGAGGGACTGAATacttaacaataaataatcggtttatgattaaatatattgcAATCGTATACAATTTCTGCGGGCATCGAGCGAAGGACAGCGAATTAACAGCTGATCTTCCTTCCTTTTTGGAATGCTCGGTGTTTGAAACAGATGATTAGTGACAAATTAATTCGTGTCACATGATGCACTGCCATTCGTTACACATGTTTATGTAATAAGTACGTATTAATTGGTGTACGATGCGTGTGACTGTTCTCGCAAAtgttaatttcgtttcgttcgtggACAATCGAGAGTCTTGTGAAGACACTGTTCCGTCATCGACAAACTTCATTGCTGGACAATGAATTTGTTTCGCTGGTTATTCGAAGTAATGTCATTTCGCTAGTTTAGTTTCTTTCGCATGCCTGGAaacgaacattttcattactgaaataaatatttgacaacGGAATGCTCGTACAAAGTTAAAACAAATTCATGTTTCTAGTCAATGAgcatttattcaatattaattatgacatTTCCGACTTAGTTGCCGATACTCTTTATCAGAAATCctatattttcagaaaaaatacattttgaagTTAATCAATAGAgcaataattgtaataaacaattttttaataaaaagttgttactttttctgtactatttttacattctacaattattaccttaaaatgtattttttcgaaattgttgaaCTTGTACTGCAGAAAACCTACAACTAGGTCGAAAATGTTATAATCCATATTGGATAATGCTCGTTAActagaaacataaatttgttttcttttcattattgagttcatgttacattaaaaatgtaccGTCCATGAGTCACGCGCAAAAATTCGATTAACTTTTCTACATCTATTTTTCATACAAAGCAAATAGGAGCGCATATGCGAGAAACACTTGCAAGAACAGTCGGATACATTGCTTGTAAACTGTACATATTGTAGCATAGTAGTTTCGCAGAGAAGACGACGATTATGAACCATGTAAAGCAAAACCATTTGCGCCGGCTTTACGTTCATTAGAAATTGGCCAATTGCTCCATATATGAATTGCGGAGCAGACCATGATTATGACAAGAGAAAAAAAGTGAATTGAAACTGACAGTTGTTCCTCTCACTTGAGCTAACATACTAGCAAACGTTAGTAGCTAGTATTAAAgagtaaaaaaacaaaaagaagtaAAAGGCAGATAATCCTGCAAAAggttatttttcaatacaatCGTAGAGATAGACATCTGCTTCTGTAATTTGATCATCTTGAACTGTTTTTTTTACTAGACACGAAAACAAAATCAACATGGTTCTGGGATTActcaaattaaaatgaagttaCTTGCAACATTTTTCCACTTTGAAGCTGTactgtataaaatgtaaaatgagAATAACCGTTTCAgctgtttcaatttttacagaaCATTGCCAATAATCAcacgaaatcaattttatatcaacAGAATGTTCTTGAACAGTATTTATCACTGTCTAAAAAGCTGACTATCATTATTGATCTCTAAAATCAACACAGGGTTCAATCATCctgataattaaaatgagGGAAGCAGTGTTTGCAAGTTACCCCATTTGACGGTATTTGTTACTACCATGCATCATTTTGTTTTGCATTGCTGCATCCCACGCTCGAGTTGCGATGTACATAGATATAGTGCTAAAAAGTTAGTTTCTTCTAAATTACtaatagtaattaatttataaaaattttgaggAAAGTTTCGTATATACGACAGTTCAAGGCGATGAAGATACAGCTCTAGCATTGCTCACTATTATACAAGACTAAGGGAAGAACCAGCATACCTATTTCGTATaacgtaaaatttaaagaaccACATGCTGAGTACGTAAGTGATTGGTCAAGTTGTCTGTGCGATGGTAACGTTGTAAATTTC
This genomic interval carries:
- the LOC128875569 gene encoding polycomb protein Pcl; translation: MSEPEESLAAPDSTTREQKLGFSHGDDVLLQHKDGKFYLGTVVEVDLAREKCLVKFLDNTSSWSSVKELTKLSMPDSDVMCVLCKKCQPKTDNDIIVCDKCGRGYHQLCHQPQISKEETAAEAHWMCKRCVDSQPRIRELVEPKTSMVKASIRKVCSGRDQPQPPPDDMTKLPYDPNMLSWDSHHRVNAEQIYCYCGLNGEWYTQMLQCARCKQWFHEKCVSCLIHPLYSGDRFYVFVCSMCNYGKEFVRRLELKWVDLVHLMLYNLTVYNAKKYYDLDTVIVPYANDNWNTLQLPPRIRDVSAQIRRESILAILTNNRNRFKCGREIKKRTTIWGLRVRLPPPCPIVNLPATGVIDDSVLRRCWGANKRLQYLPPPTGPISLPESTKQLIALKQSTAENLEIPVNPSDVVMRGTIYQNSEAEQSSCPSPSPPSQSTQSLRERYSGGGFVKKSFPFPKLSLQRRRRLMALGSSRERMLRKHKKREKGDGSLSKAQGVREARYRKARKLLKNAIAKSKARSSEASDLPPTPPTSVSGPPTPPATTSGISELSVPSSVELMHPLPPSTPADTSGDETSSRGTLDSFIPPPKDFEGKNNPFRNLSDLLGLPSSLSQTSSSTPSSYNPCPITLPLPLTPVISQPPVVRPAKRQLSEKDIIIDRNGQVKRRRQHRRGRPSQQQLQQQLQQQFQHTASKTATILPARNNEVKSEFARNLRSSFNGASSSASSQIGNCVDYALNGRRLRQRQTNDKLPPPDPQPQKKSSVPSSPKCSPVKQSAPDISMDDLKSSVNIYFGAANRIAAGEKFVIKAKKLGPDGQTQYLIEWEGLNT